A stretch of DNA from Shewanella sediminis HAW-EB3:
AACGGTAGGCATATGTTCGCGAACGATAGTGACTTGCTCAACGATGGCATCGAGGCGTGTTTGTAGCATGGTGTTGATTGCTGCACCCTCACGGCCACGTGCTTCGATGAATTGATCGATTGCCGAATCGAAAGCAACTAACAGCTCTTTGCCCAATGCATCCATATCTTGCTCAGAGCCTGACATGACGCCCGGCCACTTTAAGATATCGACCAGGTTCAGTTCACCCTGACCGGCTTCCTCTTTTACCCAGTTAGCAGCATTAATCAGCTGCTTAGCTAGATCTTGGTTGATCTGCAGTTCATTACTGCTATTGTCGGCGAGGTCATATCTTAGGTTAACTTCAATCTTGCCACGGTTTAAACGTTTACGCAGACGGTCTCTTAGTACTGGCTCCAGATTGCGAAAATGTTCGGGTAGGCGCAGGTAGGTTTCTAAATAGCGCTGATTGACGGAACGAATTTCCCAAGAGGCGGTACCCCACTCGGCTTTGTGCTCGATACGAGCATAGGCTGTCATACTTTGGATCATGGGTTTTCCCAATCGTGTAAACGTTAAAGTGAACTGGGATTATAGACCTATGCTTGCAAGGGTCAAAGTAATCTCGCCCGGCTTTAGCCCAAGAGTTCGAATAACGTGGCGTCAAACGCTACAAGCCCCTATAATATGCACCCAAATTCGCCTATAGATTTATGAATACAGGAATTTCCTATGCGCCCTAGCGACAGAACCCCAGCTCAATCACGTCCAGTGACAATTACTCGTCAGTTTACAGCTCATGCTGAAGGCTCTGTTTTAGTTGAGTTCGGTGACACTAAAGTACTTTGTACTGCCAGCTTCGAAGAGGGAGTTCCACGTTTTCTTAAGGGAAAAGGTCAAGGTTGGGTTACTGCTGAGTACGGCATGCTGCCGCGTTCGACTCACAGCCGTATGAACCGTGAAGCTGCTCGTGGCAAGCAATCTGGTCGTACTCAGGAGATCCAGCGTCTTATCGGTCGCTCACTACGTGCAGCCGTTGACATGAAGGCTCTGGGTGAAAACACCATCGTTATCGATTGTGATGTAATTCAGGCCGATGGTGGCACGCGTACCGCTGCTATCACTGGCGCATGTGTTGCCTTGGTTGATTCGCTTAACTGGGCTCGTGGAAAGGGCATTCTGAAAACAAACCCACTTAAGTTCCTTATCGCCGCAGTCAGTGTTGGTATCTACAAGGGCGAGCCAATTTGCGATCTGGAGTATATCGAAGACAGCGAAGCTGAGACCGATATGAATGTTGTGATGACAGAAACCGGCAAGATGATCGAGATCCAGGGTACTGCTGAAGGCGAACCATTTAGCCATGAAGAGCTACTGAGTTTACTGGAGTTGGCTAAGCACGGTATTCGTGAAATTGTCGATATACAGAAAGCGGCATTGAGCTGATTTCTATAGAATAAAGATAAGGGCCCTGCGGGGTCCTTTTTGTAAGTAAAAAACAAACACCTGCCTACAAATTTTAAGGAGAGATTGTGAAAGCTTATCAGCGTGAGTTTATTGAGTTTGCATTAGAGCGTCAGGTATTGAGATTTGGCGAGTTTACGCTTAAATCTGGCCGTACGAGTCCTTATTTTTTCAATGCAGGCCTGTTTAACACAGGCCGTGACCTAGCTCGCCTCGGGCGTTTCTATGCCGCTGCGTTAGTCGATTCGGGGATCAAACACGATCTTCTGTTTGGACCTGCGTACAAGGGGATCCCAATTGCTACCACTACGGCCGTCGCTTTATGTGAGCATCATGATATCGATATCCCTTACTGCTTTAACCGTAAAGAGAAGAAAGATCACGGCGAAGGCGGCAGCTTAGTCGGCAGTGAGCTTAAAGGCCGCGTTATGTTGGTGGATGATGTGATCACTGCCGGTACCGCGATTCGTGAGTCTATGGAGATCATCGAAGCCCATAAGGCTGAGCTGGCAGGTGTGTTGATCGCACTGGATCGTCAGGAGAAGGGCAAGGGTGAGCTTTCTGCTATCCAGGAGGTCGAGCGTGACTTTGGCTGTGAAATTGTTTCTATCATCAAGTTGGGTGATTTGATTAACTATCTTTCTGAAAAGTCAGGAATGGAAGCGCAGCTCGAGTCGGTGAGTGCTTACCGCGACCAGTACGGAATTTAAAAGAAGCCTCGAGTTCTTATGGCCTAGACTACAGGAGTGTTTGCTGGCTCAGTTCGAGGACGCCATCGAGCTGGCTTAGAGTAAAGGCAAAAAATAAAAACGCTGCGTTTATAATGCAGCGTTTTTTCTGGACTAGTATTTTTCGAAACTCGTATCTCGTAACCCGTAGTCCTTAAAGATTCGCGGCTAAAGCCGCTCCTACATAAAGAAATATCGCATCTCGAATGTCGCGGCTCGTAACTTGTGGCCCGTAACTAGGTTCTAGAACCTCGCCCCTTTGTTTTCTTAATTACTTACCTTTAATTACTTAAGAATTCGGCGCGTGTGGCTGGGTTCGATTTGAAAATGCCACCCAGTGCCGTAGTTGTCGTTGAGCTGGTGGAGTCCATGACGCCACGGGATTTCACACAATAATGTACGGCATCCATCTTTACTGCGACATCTTTGGTCTCTAGCAGGGTCTGCAATGCGACTAAAACTTGTTGAGTGAGTCGCTCCTGCACCTGAGGACGTTGTGCGAAGAATTGCACGATACGATTGATCTTAGACAGGCCTATGATGTTTTTTCTTGGCAGATAAGCCACGGTGGCTAAACCATCAATGGTGACCAAGTGGTGTTCGCAGGTACTCGTCAGGCTGATATCGTTAACCTTGATCATCTCATCGAATCCCATCTTATTTTCGATGACAGTGATCTTGGGGAAATTCTGATAATCCAGACCTGAGAAAATTTCATCGACATACATTTTGGCTATACGGCGTGGTGTATCGGCCAAGCTGTCATCGGTCAGATCCAGCGACATTAAATTTAAGATTGCACGCATATGCTGTTCAATCTGGTCTTTACGCTCATCGGCGCTAAGCTCACTTGGGAGCATAGGAGTCTCGAGTCCACGTGTTAATAATGCACTTTGCACAAGCTGTGCTGATTCACTGAGAACGGCGTCTTTTGATGTCATAAGTTCCTCCACTATGATGGGTAGTGGTTTTATTGTGTCTCTTTTGTCGCAACAAACGCTGGACTTGCTGGGGTGTCAGTCTTCTCTTAATGGGCGCCGGAGTCAACTTCTGGTTCGGGGCTTGAATTAAGAGAGAGCGGGAGGATACCGCTATTTGCTGTAAATATATACCAGAAATCTGAGTTAAGATAACAAAAAAGCCGATAGAGGCTATCGGCTTTTAAGGGGGAGTCGCAGGTTATAGTTTGAGGTTCTCTTTCAGGAAGCTCAACATCTCACCATAGTACTTTGCTTGATGGTCGTCGTTGTAGAAGCCATGACCTTCGTCGTCCATAATGAGTTTCTGGTAAGGATAGTTACGCTCATTCAGGGCATCTTCCAGTGCTTCAAATTGCTCGATTGGCGCACGTTCATCATCTCCACCATGAACCAGTAAGAGTTTGGTCTTGAGCTTATCGACATTATGAGTCGGTGACATAGATTGCAAGACCTTAGTGTCTTCACCTAAGACCTTTTCCAGGTAACGCTCGCCAGCACGACGACTCTGTACGTCTCCCTCTTTAAACATTAATGGGAGATCGTAGACACCTGCGAATCCGATAGCGCATTTAAACATGTCAGGGGCAAGTGTTGGTGCCATCAATGCTGAATAACCGCCGAAGCTGCCCCCGGCAATACAGATGCGGTCTTTGTCTACTAATCCCTGTTCGATGACATATTTAGTCCCATCGATGATGTCATACTGAATATCAGTGCCCCATTTCTGATGGCCAAGGTGTTCAAACTCTTTACCGTATCCGCCAGAACCACGGAAGTTTATCTGTAATATTGCGGCACCTTGGCTGGCAATAAGCTGATTTTGAGCATCGAATCCCCACCAGTCTCTTGGTCCATGTGGTCCGCCATGAGGATTGACCACTAAGGGTAAGTTTTTCGCTTCAATATTGTTTGGCAGAGTGAGATAACCATGAATTTTTTTACCGTCTCGGCTGGTAAAGCTAATAGGCTTAACCTCGGCCATTAACTCGGGATCGAGCCAGTTTTTTTGAGATACCAGGTATTCGAGCTTCATGGTCTCGGTGTTAAACAGATAATAATCACCGGGGTTGCGGTCGTTAAATGCCTTTATTATGAATTGGTTCGCATCAGTTGTTTCACTGACTAGGTGGATCTGATGTCCGGGTAAAGATGCAAGCAACTGTTTTATCAGCTTTGCGCGAGCATCTTGTTTATCTACGAATTCATAACTGGGATAACCATTTTCAAATTCAACGGCGTAGAGTTTCTTGTTATTTTGATTGATCCAGACGTTGTAGGGATCGACCACATCATCCCGGCTTACCAGTTTCTTGGTTCCCGTTTTTATATTGATCAGGTATATGCCTTTATTTTTTCCGGGTTCACTGCCAACGACATAGACACTGTCTTTATCATCGCCGAATGCAATGGGTCGCATCTGCTCCAGATTTAACTGCAGCTTGTCTGTATCGACCCAAAGGTTATCCTCTCGGTAGAAGAGGCGGGAGTTGATGTAATCTCTGGTGCCGCTGACAAATCGAACCTCCCCCTCATCATCGGTTAAGAAGTTGGCATATGAGATTGGGGATGTGACGAGCTTCTTACGCTTGCCCTTGTAGACATCGACACGATAAACCTGCTGTAAATTTTCAGCAGTATTACTACTGCCCGAGCCCCAAGGAAGGGCTTTTACGAGCATGTAGCGTTTGTTTTCTGGCATGGGATCAAGGATGTAGGCCGTGGCTCTTATCGGTGTGTTTTTCTTAATTCTGGTGCCTGTCTGTTGTCCTTTTTGAGCATAACCAAATAAATATACAGGTTTTGAACCGTCGGCGTTAACGGCCATCAGCTCGCCGTAATAGAGCGGATGATCTTGCCAGCCTTTCAGATACACTTTCTGAAGCACCACTCTTTCATCGTTGACCCATTGATAGTCGCCAACCTGAGCGTTGGTGGAGAAATAGACCGAATGAAGTGGTTTTCTGGTTTTTGCATCTAAAATGATCAGAACTTGTTTGCCATCTTTTGTGGTTATCGTGCTGAGGTAGTCTCCACCAGGGGAGATTTTTACGTTACTAAATTCGGCCGAACGGCTGAATACTTCGGCTGGACTTTCTATTTTTGCCACAGCGTTATAGCTGAGGATTGTGAGGCAAGCAAAACTAAAAAACTTAATTAGTTTCATATAACTTCCTTGTAAGAATATCGTGAATATTTTGTGTATTTATGTATCAGCAGGAGAATAAAGCAAAAATAACAGTATATCAATAGGATGGTTTAGCGGCGCAGTTGTCGGATGAAGGCCGCTGCTGTTTGAAGTGTTTAGGTCGGCTTCTGATTAAACTCACTGCGTATAATTGGAGTGATGCTTCTACTTATGGTGTTATAACAGCCCATCTTGTTTGTAAGAATCGGGCTATTGTGCTGCATAGATGATTTTAGCTTTGAAGTAACTGCTGCTGGATGAAGGCCCATTGTTGTTCGAAGTGTTCGGTCGGTTTTTGCTTGAACTCACTGCATATCAATGGGGCGATGCTTCAACTTATGGTGTCATAACAGCCCATTCTGTTTGTAAGAATCGGGCTGCCATTACTATCGGTGATCTAGCTTTGAAGTAACTGCTGCTGAATAAATATCCACTGTTGGTCGAAGTGCTCGGTCGGTTTTTGCTTAAATTCACTGCGAACAAATTGCGCGATTCTACCCTCTGCTATGGCGAGTAGCAGGTTGGCCAAAATGGCTTCATCAAGATTAAAGCCTTTGCCCTCTCTCAGAGTTTTCTCTCGTAAGATCTGTTTTAGGTGAGTTTCAATTTTTGAAAAAATAAGACTGACTCTGCTACGAAGACGTTCATTCTCACCAAGCAGGGCGTCACCATTTAGCACCCTGGAGATCCCAGGATTGCGTTCGGAGAAGATAAGCAGAAGCTGCAGTAGCAACTGGCATCGCTTCATGGTGTCTTTCTCTTCCGTCATGATGAGGTTGATGCGAGATAAGAGTGATTCTTCGATGAAGTCGATAAGGCCTTCAAACATGCGCGCTTTACTTGGAAAGTGTCGATATAACGCGGCTTCAGAGACGCCCACTTCGGCAGCGAGTTTTGCCGTTGTTATTCTCTGTCCCGGATTGGTTTCCAGCATAGTTGCCAGACATTGGAGGATATGTTCGCGGCGATTGATTTTTGGGCTTACAGCCATTTAGTTTTCCTTCACTCAAAATACGGCAGGAGCTAGGTGATCGCTTTGCCTTCGTCCAAAAGCGGATGCTGGCAACGATTCACTTTTTATTATTTACAGAGTTGAGGCCGATCTGCTCAGCCTCAAAGATGACAGTGTTTCAGGTTATTTGGTGCCAGAATGACCGAAGCCGCCTTCACCACGAGATGAGTTATCAAATTCATCAACGAGTTTAAATTCGGCCTGAACGACCGGAACAAAAACGAGTTGAGCCAACCTGTCTCCTATCTCTAAGGTGAATGGCTCACTGCCTCTGTTCCAGCATGAGACCATCAGTGGTCCTTGATAATCAGAATCGATAAGGCCAACCAAGTTACCTAACACTATGCCGTGTTTATGGCCCAGGCCTGAGCGGGGGAGTATCACAGCAGCAAGGCTTGAATCTGCGACATGAATTGAGATGCCTGTTGGAATTAGAATCGTTTCTCCGGGAGCCACCTGGATACTGGTTTCGAGCATGGCCCTAAGGTCCATGCCGGCACTACCGGGTGTCGCATAGGCGGGTAGAGGAAATTGAGAACCAATGCGTGAGTCGAGGATTTTTACTTCTATAGGAGTCTTCATGCGTTATCTATTCGCTTCGCTATCAGGGTGAGCAATTGAGTGGCTAAGGTTAGTTTATCCGTTGCGGGGAGATCTTGCTCTCCTTTTTCCCAAATCACTTTTAGTGCATTGCTATCCGCATTGAAACCGAGTTCAGGGCTGGACACATCGTTTGCCGCAATCATGTCGAGCTTTTTGCGGATAAGTTTATCTTTGGCGTAGCGTGCAACATCTTGAGTTTCAGCGGCAAATCCCACAGTAAACGGTCGTGGGGTATGACTCGCAACGCTGGCTAAGATATCAGGATTTCTAACCAATGAAAGCTGCATCTCAGTCGCTGATTTCTTTATCTTGTCTGTGGCGATATCGGCAACGCGATAATCAGCGACTGCAGCACAGCCGATAAAAATGTCATGGGCATCGACTTGGGCCATGACGGCATTGAGCATATCATCGGTCGACTCTACATCGACTCTGTTCACGCCTGTTGGGGTGGGCAGATTAACCGGGCCTGAGACTAAGGTGACATTGGCTCCCATATCGGCAGCGGCCTTAGCCAAGGCAAAGCCCATTTTCCCGGAGCTGTGATTCGAGATATAACGTACGGGGTCAATCGCTTCTCGTGTCGGACCCGCTGTAAGCAGCAGTGAGCGACCAGAAAGAAGCTTAGGCGCAAAAAATTGCTCGACCTGCATGGCAATTTCCAGAGGCTCTTGCATACGACCCGGACCTACCTCGCCACAGGCTTGGCTACCCGAATCCGGGCCCCAGATGGTTAGCCCTCGCTCAGATAAATTCTTGATATTGTCCTGTGTTGCCTGATTGCGATACATCTGCTGATTCATCGCCGGACAGATGGCCACTGGAGATTCGGTGGCTAAGCAGGTTGTTGTGATGAGTTCATCGGCCATACCCGCATTGATTCGTGCAATTAAATTGGCTGTCGCCGGGGCTACCAGCACCAGATCCGCCCAGCGTGCCAGCTCAATATGCCCCATAGCGGCTTCGGCGGCGGTGTCGAGGAGATCGGATGCGACCGGATATCCGGAGAGAGCCTGTAATGTCAGCGGAGTAATAAATTCTTTAGCGCTTTGACTCATGACAACACGAACGTCTGCACCACGCTCTTTGAGGCGACGAATCAGATCGGCAGATTTATAGGCTGCGATACCGCCACCTATAGCTAGTAAAATTTGTTTATTTGTCAGACTCTGGTTCATAAGAGATGGCTCATTAAGAGGTGAAATCAGTCGCTAAATTGAATTGCCGCCTAACATATCACAAACCTGGTGAAGTGGAGGACACAAGTTTTAAAAACTCGACCATACTCAAGAACAGATAAAAAATCACAAAGGGAGGTTGTGATGGGGATTAAAGATTGGCCCGATGGAGAAGGGCCAAGGGAAAAACTTTTAAAATTAGGTGTTGGACCGTTATCCGATGCGGAGTTGCTTGCTGTCGTTCTTAGAAATGGCGTACAGGGCTTAAGCGCTGTTGAGCTGGCGCGGAATCTGATTGGTCAATTCGGCGGGCTTAGAGAACTTCTCACGGCCTCTGAGATTGAGGTGTGCAGAATGCCAGGTATGGGGCCGGTAAAGTTTGCTCAACTTCAGGCGGCAGCCGAGTTAAGCAAGCGAATTTCCCAACAAAATTTAAAAAGAGGAAAAATATTGAGTGATCCTGATTTAACTCGGGACTATTTAATGAGACAATTAGCAGATCGTGCCTATGAAGTGTTCGCTATTTTATTGTTGGATAGCCAACATAGAGTAATTCAGTTTGTCGAATTATTCCGTGGCACCATAGATTCAGCCTCGGTATATCCGCGTGATGTGGTATGCCTGGTGCTTGAGAAAAAGGCCGCGGCCGTGATTGTCTGCCACAACCATCCATCAGGAGTTGCGGAGCCAAGTCTGGCCGATAGGCGAATTACTGAGCGATTGAAGTTTGCACTCGAAACCATAGATGTTTCCTTGCTAGATCATATGGTTGTAGGCGATCGCGAGATAGTTTCATTTGCAGAGCGGGGATGGATAGATTAACTATCCCTTGATCTTTATTTTTAGATCCTGTATAAAATGCGCCCTCTGTTGTGTGCCTCAGGCGACGGCCATATTCGAGGTACATTAATGCTCGAGCGTTATATATATTGTTTTGGAGAAGTTTGACATGTCAAGAGTATGCCAAGTAACTGGCAAGAAACCAATGGTTGGTAACAACCGCTCACACGCGAAAAACTCGACACGTCGTCGTTTTTTACCTAACCTACAAAACCATCGTTTTTGGTTAGAAGGCGAAAAGCGTTTCGTTAAGCTACGTATCTCTACTAAAGGTATGCGTATCATCGATAAGAAAGGTATTGAAGTTGTTGTTGCTGAACTTCGTGCCCGCGGCGAGAAGGTATAATAAACCATGGCTAAATCTAAAGGTAATCGTGAGAAGATCAAGCTAGTTTCTAGCGCTAAAACTGGTCATTTCTACACGACTGAAAAGAACAAGCGTAACATGCCTGAAAAGATGGAAATCAAGAAGTTTGATCCAGTTATTCGTCAGCACGTTATGTACAAAGAAGCTAAAATCAAGTAATTGCTTGATTCTTACTTCTAGAAAGCCCCTGTTTCAGGGGCTTTTTTTTGCCTGTTTTTCTATATTCTGAAAAAATGATTTTAATTATTACTCAATAAAAATTCACATTACACTCCTCTTGTTTTCCTGCTAATCATTTCCATTCTCTCCTGTTTTTAGTTATTTACCCTATATCTCGCCGTGAAAATAAATGCTTTAATTTTGCATTAAAATGCAATAACATGGTTTTATTACCATGTCATACTTCAAATGACTGCATATTTGATGAATTAAGGTGAGATATTACTCGTGCGTACCACTGAACTCGTTGATGGATTTCGTCATTCTGCCTCATACGTTAACTCTCACCGGGGTAAGACTTTTGTCGTGATGTTAGGCGGTGAGGCCTTGGCCCAAAATCAATTTCGCTCGATTATCAACGATATTGCCTTGCTGCATAGTTTAGGTATTAAGATTGTTCTGGTGCATGGTGCCAGACCACAGATCGATGAAGCGCTGGCTGATAAGTGCATCGTCCCTGAATATTATAATGGGGTGCGGATCACCGAAGAGGATGCTTTCAAGGTTATCAAGCAGGTTGTGGGTGGCCTTCAACTCGATATTACAGCAAGGCTTTCCATGAGCTTGAGTAATACGCCCATGCAAGGTGCTCAAATTAATGTGGTCAGTGGTAATTTCGTTATTGCTCAGCCCTTAGGCGTCGATGATGGCGTGGATTATTGCCTCAGTGGCAAAGTAAGACGAATCGATGTTCAGGGTCTTAAGGCTCAGTTAGGCAATAATGGCATAGTGTTACTTGGTCCGATCGCGGCGTCGGTAACGGGGGAGAGCTTTAATTTAACTGCGGAAGAGGTCGCGACTCAAATTGCGGTCAAACTGAAGGCCGACAAGATGATAGGCTTCAGCTCTCAGAAAGGTATTCTGGATAGTTTTGGTGAGGTGTTGGCCGAGTTAATGCCAAACGAAGCCCAGCAGATCCTCAATAATCTTAATCAGGAATCTCATGTCTGCTTGGGGACAAAGGCATTTCTAAAAGCCAGTATCGATGCCTGTCGAAATGGCGTATCCCGTTGTCACTTTGTCAGCTATCTCGATGATGGCTCCCTGCTTCAGGAGTTGTTCTCCAGAGATGGTGTGGGTACGCAAATCGTTACCGAGAGTGCAGAACGTCTGCGCCGTGCGGGCATTGGTGATATTGGTGGCATTTTAGACCTGATCCGTCCGTTAGAGGAGAAAGGAATATTAGTGCGCCGCTCACGTGAACAACTGGAGATGGAGATCGAACAGTTTATGTTGATTGAGCGTGATAGCTTAGTAATAGGCTGCGCCGCCTTCTATCCGTTTGAAGAGGATAATGCCGGTGAATTTGCTTGTCTGGTCGTGCACCCTGAGTATCGCGATGCGGATAGAGGAAGTATTTTACTCAACAATATCATTGGGCAGGCGAGGGTTAGGGGCTACTCACGACTCTTTGCATTGACGACCAGAAGCATTCATTGGTTTTTAGAGCATGGCTTCGAAATCGTTGAGGTCGATGAGTTACCGGATAAAAAGAAGCAGTTATACAATTATCAGAGAAAGTCTAAAATACTGGCTCTTGAGCTATAATACCAATTGGTATAAAGGTGTGGTCACTCAGCGAGAATTTAGCGCTTGTGAGGCAAGGCAACGAGTGAGGAACATAGTTATTCTACGTTTAAGCTCGTTAACGCCGTATCGGAAGCGCTAAAACTCGCCTTTCAGGAGTGTTTTTGGCAGCCTACTTCTGTGTTGAATGAGTTCAAAAGGGATCACCATTCTCTCACTCTTTCGCCTTGAATTATGCAGCCAAAAATAACTCTGAGTTGACCACTTTCTTATACCGATTGGTATTAGGTAAACTGGCAACAAAAAAGGAGGTGTTATCACCTCCTTTTTTATGTCTGGAACTGTTCCGTCCTTAGTTCATCTTGCCGTTAAAACTGCATCAGAGAAAGTTTCAGGACTCTCTCAGAGGCTTTTTACGCTTATAGAGCATATCGATACTAAACAGGATCAATGCGCTCCAGATGAAAGCAAAGGTGATCCCCTTCTCCAGATCAAAGGGTTCTTTGTAGAGCGTAACTGCGAGTATAAACATGATGCTGGGGCCGATATATTGAAAGAATCCCAGCATGGAGAGCGGAATTCTAACCGCTGCGGCGGCGAAACAGAGTAGCGGTATGGTTGTGACTATACCCGCTGCCATCAAGAGTAGGTTGTTAGATAGGGTATTGGTCATCAGATTAGTGAGTGCGTCCCCCATATTGGCGAACAGATAGATCATAGCGATAGGAAAGAGAATCGCGGTTTCGACTAATAGTCCTGTCTTGGCATCGACATTGACCTTCTTTCGCAGTAACCCGTATAAACCGAAAGAGAAAGCCAGGCCCAGTGAGACCAGGGGAATCGAGCCGAACGAGATCAACTGAACCAGCACACCGGCCCCGGCTAAGGCTACGGCACACCATTGTAGCTTCCTTAGCCGTTCGCTAAGAAAAACCATACCTAGCATGACATTAACCAGAGGGTTGATGAAATATCCCAGACTGGCATCCAGCATGTGGTCATTATTCACTGCCCAGATAAATAGCAGCCAATTTCCTGCGATCAGGACGGATGTCAGTGTGAGTACCGCCAGCTGTTTAGGGCGTTTCAATACTTGTCTCAGCCTGGAGAACCCACCAAAAATGAACATGAGCATGGTCACAAAAACAAATGACCAGATCACACGATGGATCAAAATTTCAGTCGCTGAAACGTGATCGAGTAATTTAAAATAGAGGGCAGCAAAGCCCCACAAAGTATAGGCACAAAGCGCGAATGCAATGCCTTTGCGGTGTTCAGAGTCAAGCATGAATATAACTACAAAAGAAGAGAGAGCTCTATTGTATGCCTCATGGGTAGCGGGCTCAACTTCATCGGCACTATATGTCAGAAAAAGTGCATCTAGTTCATGTTTAGTAAAAGTGACACAAGGAAACGAAAGCTGACACTTTGGAATCACTATTAGCTCCTGTAAAAGGAGAGGAGGCCCGCTTTAGGGCTTGCCGGATCTGATAAGAGGCTCAGCCTGATCAACTGGGCAAGCTTACATCGACATTAACCCACCATGTATGTCCCTGTTCCGAAAGCAATATGAGAGCCTTGCTCATTGTGAAGCTCCATGCGACAAACAGAAACTCGGTTGCCTGCACGTATCACAGTTCCAGTGCCGGTAAATTGCATCCCTCTCCCCGGCCTTAGGTAATCGACACGCAGGTCTATGGTGCCTAATGTTTGCAATCGACTTTGTAGATCCTCAATGCTCCAGTCTTCCCGGCTGGCAACCAAACCCGCAAAAACCGTGAGACCACCAACAACATCGAGTACCGTAGCCGTGACTCCGCCATGAAGTATCTGCTGATGAATATTACCGATGAGCTCAGGCTTCATGTTGATAACGACCTCGACACCATCGAGATCATAGCGTTTGATATCGAGCCCCAATAAATTATGGAAGGGAACCTGTTTATCGAATACCTCGGCGACTCGACGAAGTGTCTGCTCTTGAATCGGGTTAGTCATAAAGCTCCCTCTTAGACCTGTTTATTATTAGAGCAATTAATCTATCGCTTATGTATGCTGCAATGCAAATTTAAATCTCGATAAAGGACAAGATAGCACTGAATTTATTGGACATTAACTTAAGCTATCGGCTGGTTTTATCGTTGTCGCTAGTTAATTATGCTGTTAAATCGGCTTGAGCATCGATGAGGTTGTGCTGTATCGACTGGCCATGAAAGTTCTGGCCAACCGTTATTTGACAAGCATTTTTATCTGATTGGTATTAGAATAGGCCCCCCAATTTCTGACTCTGATGGCCAATGGAACAAGCGATAGACGAACCTCAATTAGATCCGCTCTCTTCTAGTCTGCAATCTGTTTTCGGCTACCGGACATTCAGA
This window harbors:
- the coaBC gene encoding bifunctional phosphopantothenoylcysteine decarboxylase/phosphopantothenate--cysteine ligase CoaBC; protein product: MNQSLTNKQILLAIGGGIAAYKSADLIRRLKERGADVRVVMSQSAKEFITPLTLQALSGYPVASDLLDTAAEAAMGHIELARWADLVLVAPATANLIARINAGMADELITTTCLATESPVAICPAMNQQMYRNQATQDNIKNLSERGLTIWGPDSGSQACGEVGPGRMQEPLEIAMQVEQFFAPKLLSGRSLLLTAGPTREAIDPVRYISNHSSGKMGFALAKAAADMGANVTLVSGPVNLPTPTGVNRVDVESTDDMLNAVMAQVDAHDIFIGCAAVADYRVADIATDKIKKSATEMQLSLVRNPDILASVASHTPRPFTVGFAAETQDVARYAKDKLIRKKLDMIAANDVSSPELGFNADSNALKVIWEKGEQDLPATDKLTLATQLLTLIAKRIDNA
- the radC gene encoding RadC family protein; the encoded protein is MGIKDWPDGEGPREKLLKLGVGPLSDAELLAVVLRNGVQGLSAVELARNLIGQFGGLRELLTASEIEVCRMPGMGPVKFAQLQAAAELSKRISQQNLKRGKILSDPDLTRDYLMRQLADRAYEVFAILLLDSQHRVIQFVELFRGTIDSASVYPRDVVCLVLEKKAAAVIVCHNHPSGVAEPSLADRRITERLKFALETIDVSLLDHMVVGDREIVSFAERGWID
- the rpmB gene encoding 50S ribosomal protein L28 gives rise to the protein MSRVCQVTGKKPMVGNNRSHAKNSTRRRFLPNLQNHRFWLEGEKRFVKLRISTKGMRIIDKKGIEVVVAELRARGEKV
- the rpmG gene encoding 50S ribosomal protein L33, coding for MAKSKGNREKIKLVSSAKTGHFYTTEKNKRNMPEKMEIKKFDPVIRQHVMYKEAKIK
- the argA gene encoding amino-acid N-acetyltransferase translates to MRTTELVDGFRHSASYVNSHRGKTFVVMLGGEALAQNQFRSIINDIALLHSLGIKIVLVHGARPQIDEALADKCIVPEYYNGVRITEEDAFKVIKQVVGGLQLDITARLSMSLSNTPMQGAQINVVSGNFVIAQPLGVDDGVDYCLSGKVRRIDVQGLKAQLGNNGIVLLGPIAASVTGESFNLTAEEVATQIAVKLKADKMIGFSSQKGILDSFGEVLAELMPNEAQQILNNLNQESHVCLGTKAFLKASIDACRNGVSRCHFVSYLDDGSLLQELFSRDGVGTQIVTESAERLRRAGIGDIGGILDLIRPLEEKGILVRRSREQLEMEIEQFMLIERDSLVIGCAAFYPFEEDNAGEFACLVVHPEYRDADRGSILLNNIIGQARVRGYSRLFALTTRSIHWFLEHGFEIVEVDELPDKKKQLYNYQRKSKILALEL
- the rarD gene encoding EamA family transporter RarD, whose translation is MLDSEHRKGIAFALCAYTLWGFAALYFKLLDHVSATEILIHRVIWSFVFVTMLMFIFGGFSRLRQVLKRPKQLAVLTLTSVLIAGNWLLFIWAVNNDHMLDASLGYFINPLVNVMLGMVFLSERLRKLQWCAVALAGAGVLVQLISFGSIPLVSLGLAFSFGLYGLLRKKVNVDAKTGLLVETAILFPIAMIYLFANMGDALTNLMTNTLSNNLLLMAAGIVTTIPLLCFAAAAVRIPLSMLGFFQYIGPSIMFILAVTLYKEPFDLEKGITFAFIWSALILFSIDMLYKRKKPLRES
- a CDS encoding thioesterase family protein, translated to MTNPIQEQTLRRVAEVFDKQVPFHNLLGLDIKRYDLDGVEVVINMKPELIGNIHQQILHGGVTATVLDVVGGLTVFAGLVASREDWSIEDLQSRLQTLGTIDLRVDYLRPGRGMQFTGTGTVIRAGNRVSVCRMELHNEQGSHIAFGTGTYMVG